A genomic region of Bernardetia sp. ABR2-2B contains the following coding sequences:
- a CDS encoding OmpA family protein, which translates to MRFFLLVFSFCLFFQTSVFSQNENTLKKGLQNLQSKNYPKAISIFDGLLQQEPQNTALLYNRAYATLLLHNSNKVVETKTEDLRFKNFQSQHDTLKHAYNLASQALENYRALSESDKNKLISEGIGNFKDVFNLKEGIATAASNLIVDAFYYVPFQRLPLTPPYNRPENADTTQALRHILVLQATDFLETYKKTRPYEGIRNARRSLLKEFITIPDLRARGTGNGYLYEKYCDCILEDYTENELRNIIPEFYGADWNFPEYGYKNKEEYKKLEAFAKTKNMTVLQLFCKLNLHYKGVIYEDETCINCDLYESFIKEFAPHQLAFVAVQKLASPLIADKKWSDASAVYQKFKPLFVNKDFGKKDDFDNIIALLNQKEDNLNLKNLGQGVNTEGYETAPVPFLDAYGNEGLYFCRMDLGTGQDVYYSMFENGKYSKAIRLPNGVNTNTHEVPQSVSFDGNTLVLFGNYGSLDAYKIELRQQNNKLGNGDLFFAERKTKNDKNNSNSPTWGRIKAFPFPVNTPNYEAGLSFSVDGNAVVFSSDREGVVGNHLPKAPKDRLYFHGREEFNIDIFVSEKNRETGEWNEPINLGEVINTPFAETQPFLHPDMKTLYFVSDGHYGIGSGDIFMSKRLNPNSWTEWSEPVNLGKSINTPFLDGFYMGSSGEFAFIVLKNTDKNTETESQNQNNSYKTNYDIYRFEVPERFRPEPVLPPTIITGQLVDKNGKGIQTQIFVEDLATGKIISTTQSNAKDGSFQVQISSNLLSNNLSNSASSKIGMYAKQEGSFSTSQNISINQNGNANQVENGSSNETSKTGMKGNPTIINTSQSLEIYKISELINEQTTVRLNNLFFDIDSYALQETSLPEIQRLFEILKENPTLKVKIEGHTDNTGKADYNLGLSKNRAKTVSEQLVSLGIDKSRVSFEGFGSQKPIADNFNDKGRAKNRRVEFRLSK; encoded by the coding sequence ATGCGTTTTTTTTTACTTGTATTTTCTTTCTGCTTATTTTTTCAGACTTCTGTATTTTCTCAAAATGAAAATACGCTAAAAAAAGGATTACAAAACCTTCAATCCAAAAATTACCCAAAGGCGATTTCTATTTTTGATGGATTACTACAGCAAGAACCTCAAAATACGGCTTTGCTTTACAATCGTGCTTATGCTACGCTTTTACTTCACAACTCAAATAAAGTCGTCGAAACCAAAACCGAAGATTTACGTTTCAAAAACTTTCAATCTCAACACGATACACTAAAACACGCTTATAATTTGGCTTCTCAAGCCTTAGAAAATTATAGAGCGTTGTCAGAATCAGACAAAAACAAGCTCATTTCGGAAGGAATAGGCAATTTTAAAGATGTTTTTAATCTCAAAGAAGGCATCGCAACGGCAGCCTCAAATTTGATTGTAGATGCTTTTTATTATGTTCCTTTTCAGCGTTTGCCACTTACGCCTCCTTACAATCGCCCAGAAAATGCAGATACGACACAGGCTTTGCGTCATATTTTGGTCTTACAAGCAACTGATTTTTTGGAAACTTATAAAAAAACTCGTCCGTATGAAGGAATCAGAAATGCTCGTAGAAGTCTATTGAAAGAGTTTATTACCATTCCAGATTTACGTGCTAGAGGAACAGGAAATGGCTATTTGTATGAAAAATATTGTGATTGTATTTTGGAAGATTATACCGAAAACGAACTAAGAAATATTATTCCAGAGTTTTATGGTGCAGATTGGAATTTTCCTGAATATGGCTACAAAAACAAAGAAGAATACAAAAAATTAGAAGCCTTTGCTAAGACAAAAAATATGACCGTTTTACAGCTTTTTTGTAAACTGAATCTGCATTATAAAGGAGTAATTTATGAAGACGAAACTTGCATTAATTGTGATTTATATGAAAGTTTTATAAAAGAATTTGCACCTCATCAACTTGCCTTTGTAGCTGTTCAGAAGTTGGCTAGTCCGTTGATTGCAGATAAAAAATGGAGTGATGCAAGTGCAGTTTATCAGAAATTTAAGCCTTTATTTGTAAACAAGGATTTCGGCAAAAAAGATGATTTTGATAATATAATTGCTCTTTTGAATCAAAAAGAAGACAATCTAAACTTAAAAAATTTAGGGCAAGGTGTTAATACAGAGGGTTACGAAACTGCACCAGTTCCTTTTTTAGATGCGTATGGAAATGAAGGACTTTACTTTTGTAGAATGGATTTAGGAACAGGGCAAGATGTTTATTACTCAATGTTTGAAAACGGTAAATATTCAAAAGCTATCCGTTTGCCTAATGGTGTAAACACAAACACGCATGAAGTTCCTCAAAGTGTTAGTTTTGATGGAAATACACTTGTTTTATTTGGAAATTATGGAAGTCTGGATGCTTATAAAATTGAGTTACGACAACAAAATAACAAATTAGGAAACGGAGATTTATTTTTTGCAGAACGAAAGACAAAAAACGATAAAAATAATTCAAATTCTCCTACTTGGGGACGTATAAAAGCCTTTCCTTTTCCTGTCAATACGCCAAATTATGAAGCAGGTTTGAGCTTTTCGGTGGATGGAAATGCTGTTGTTTTTTCGTCGGATAGAGAGGGTGTAGTAGGAAATCATTTACCAAAAGCTCCCAAAGACCGTTTGTATTTTCATGGAAGAGAGGAGTTTAATATTGATATTTTTGTAAGCGAGAAAAATAGGGAAACTGGAGAATGGAACGAGCCGATAAATTTGGGAGAGGTTATCAATACGCCTTTTGCCGAAACACAGCCTTTTTTACATCCAGATATGAAAACGCTTTACTTTGTTTCGGACGGACATTATGGAATTGGAAGTGGAGATATTTTTATGTCAAAACGCTTAAATCCAAATTCTTGGACAGAATGGTCTGAACCTGTAAACTTAGGAAAAAGCATCAACACACCATTTTTGGATGGTTTTTATATGGGTAGTTCTGGAGAATTTGCTTTTATTGTTTTAAAGAACACTGATAAAAATACTGAAACAGAAAGTCAAAATCAGAACAATTCTTACAAGACCAATTATGACATTTATCGTTTTGAAGTGCCAGAGCGTTTTCGCCCAGAGCCAGTTTTACCACCTACAATTATTACAGGGCAACTTGTTGATAAGAATGGAAAAGGAATTCAGACACAAATTTTTGTAGAAGATTTAGCGACAGGAAAAATTATTTCGACGACGCAAAGTAACGCAAAAGATGGTTCTTTTCAAGTTCAGATTTCAAGTAATTTATTATCAAATAATCTTTCAAACTCTGCTTCTTCTAAAATTGGAATGTATGCAAAACAAGAAGGCTCGTTCTCTACTTCTCAAAATATTTCTATCAATCAGAATGGAAACGCAAATCAAGTAGAAAATGGTAGTAGTAATGAAACGAGTAAAACAGGAATGAAAGGCAATCCAACAATTATAAACACCAGTCAAAGCCTAGAAATTTATAAAATATCTGAACTCATAAATGAGCAAACAACAGTTAGGTTAAATAATCTATTTTTTGATATTGATAGTTATGCGCTGCAAGAAACTTCTCTACCCGAAATACAACGCCTTTTCGAAATTTTGAAAGAAAACCCAACATTGAAAGTAAAAATTGAAGGACACACAGACAACACAGGAAAAGCAGATTATAATTTAGGGCTTTCAAAAAACCGAGCAAAAACTGTCTCTGAACAACTCGTTTCTTTAGGAATTGATAAAAGTAGAGTAAGTTTTGAAGGTTTTGGTTCTCAAAAACCAATTGCTGATAATTTTAATGACAAGGGAAGAGCGAAAAATCGCAGAGTCGAATTTAGGTTATCTAAATAA
- a CDS encoding tetratricopeptide repeat protein: MKIIVIALLVSLCTTFSFAQSESATSYIDKANEKIEKKEYKEALDILSFAISEMPDSMNLYSMRGSLFQAFKLYDKAILDYSLGIEKAYNLKNKAFFLSNRGEMKVYIMDYEGAYNDFIQAIETDSTNLDALNNLAAVCDEVNKPNETLKYLNQVIKVDSNYVPAYVNIGFKYQVMGKYQESIKFFDKAIKLAPNKPLGYSNRSYSKFKIGDIKEALEDVNYSIELFPTNSYAYKIRALILIEKNKLKKACADLKIAKELGYANQYGNEVAELKAKYCK; this comes from the coding sequence ATGAAAATAATAGTAATAGCTTTACTAGTTTCTCTGTGTACTACTTTTAGTTTTGCACAATCAGAAAGTGCTACTAGTTATATTGATAAAGCAAACGAAAAAATTGAGAAAAAGGAATATAAAGAAGCTTTAGATATACTAAGTTTTGCTATTAGTGAAATGCCTGATTCTATGAACCTTTACAGTATGAGAGGATCACTCTTCCAAGCTTTCAAATTGTATGATAAAGCTATTTTAGATTATTCTTTAGGTATAGAAAAAGCTTATAATCTAAAAAATAAAGCTTTTTTCTTATCAAATAGAGGTGAAATGAAGGTTTATATTATGGATTACGAAGGCGCATATAATGACTTTATTCAAGCTATTGAAACAGATTCTACCAATCTTGATGCGTTAAATAATTTAGCAGCAGTTTGTGATGAGGTAAACAAACCTAATGAAACTCTAAAATACCTGAATCAAGTAATTAAAGTTGATTCTAATTATGTCCCAGCTTATGTAAATATAGGATTCAAATATCAAGTTATGGGCAAGTATCAAGAATCTATTAAGTTTTTTGACAAAGCTATAAAACTAGCTCCTAACAAGCCATTAGGATATAGTAATAGAAGTTATAGCAAATTCAAAATAGGAGACATAAAAGAGGCATTAGAAGACGTTAATTATTCTATTGAACTATTTCCTACTAACTCTTATGCTTATAAAATCAGAGCTTTGATTCTGATAGAAAAAAATAAGCTAAAGAAAGCCTGTGCTGATCTAAAGATAGCTAAAGAATTAGGGTATGCTAATCAATATGGGAATGAAGTCGCTGAACTGAAAGCTAAATATTGTAAGTAA